One Cucurbita pepo subsp. pepo cultivar mu-cu-16 chromosome LG11, ASM280686v2, whole genome shotgun sequence DNA window includes the following coding sequences:
- the LOC111805977 gene encoding exopolygalacturonase-like: MGLISKFMALIPLLLLLVSNAIVDATSGVFDITTFGAKPNADATQALADAWKEACASATPSKVLVPKGTYQLGESRLKGPCKSPIELLVEGTLQASPTDTEGDGLLVMEYVDHLTLAGTGVFDGQGKAGWEKNDCHLKKECKKLPMNLKFNFITNSIVKDITSLDSKNFHINVLAGKNLTFDHLKITAPEHSPNTDGIHMGDSEDVYILNTAIATGDDCISVGYTNRKITISDVTCGPGHGISIGSLGKYKTEKEVVGVTVKKCKLIGTTNGVRIKSWPDSAVSYPASDMHFEDIEMENVANPIIIDQEYCPWNQCNRKVPSAIKISKVSFKNIRGTSSTPVAVKLVCSKSNPCEDVEIADVDLTYSGKEGPIVSECANVKPTISGKQNPPICAEPAPPETTPSTD; this comes from the exons ATGGGATTGATATCAAAGTTTATGGCATTAATACCACTGTTGCTATTGTTGGTGTCTAATGCTATCGTTGATGCTACTAGCGGTGTTTTTGATATTACGACATTTGGTGCCAAACCTAATGCTGATGCTACTCAA GCTTTAGCAGATGCATGGAAGGAAGCATGTGCTTCGGCTACTCCAAGTAAAGTATTGGTTCCAAAAGGAACTTATCAATTAGGAGAATCGAGGCTCAAAGGTCCATGTAAAAGTCCTATTGAGCTTCTAGTTGAAGGAACATTACAAGCTTCTCCTACCGACACGGAAGGAGATGGGTTGCTTGTTATGGAATACGTCGATCATTTGACATTGGCTGGTACTGGagttttcgatggccaagGAAAAGCTGGTTGGGAAAAGAATGATTGCCACCTGAAGAAAGAATGCAAAAAGCTTCCCATG AATTTGAAGTTCAATTTCATCACAAATTCGATAGTGAAGGACATAACTTCATTGGATAGCAAGAATTTTCATATCAATGTTTTGGCCGGCAAGAATCTTACCTTCGATCACCTGAAAATTACTGCACCAGAGCATAGTCCCAACACCGATGGAATTCACATGGGTGATTCAGAAGACGTTTACATTCTCAATACCGCAATCGCAACGGGAGATGATTGTATATCTGTAGGATACACTAACAGAAAAATAACCATTAGCGATGTTACTTGCGGACCGGGACATGGCATTAGCATAGGCAGCTTGGGCAAGTAtaaaactgaaaaagaagtGGTAGGAGTTACCGTGAAGAAATGCAAATTAATCGGTACTACAAATGGTGTCAGGATCAAATCATGGCCAGATTCTGCCGTCTCATACCCAGCCTCTGACATGCATTTTGAAGATATTGAAATGGAAAATGTTGCCAACCCTATCATCATAGATCAAGAATATTGTCCATGGAATCAATGCAACCGAAAG GTTCCATCAGCAATTAAGATTAGCAAAGTTAGTTTCAAGAACATCAGGGGCACATCTTCAACTCCGGTTGCCGTCAAACTTGTTTGCAGTAAAAGTAATCCATGTGAGGATGTGGAAATTGCTGATGTTGACCTCACTTATAGTGGTAAAGAAGGGCCAATTGTGTCTGAATGTGCAAATGTGAAACCGACCATTTCTGGAAAGCAGAACCCTCCCATCTGTGCTGAACCAGCGCCACCTGAGACCACTCCGTCAACTGATTGA
- the LOC111804939 gene encoding exopolygalacturonase-like, which yields MGLISKFMALIPLLLLLVSNAIVDATSGVFDITTFGAKPNADATQALADAWKEACASATPSKVLVPKGTYQLGESRLKGPCKSPIELLVEGTLQASPTDTEGDGLLVMEYVDHLTLAGTGVFDGQGKAGWEKNDCHLKKECKKLPMNLKFNFITNSIVKDITSLDSKNFHINVLAGKNLTFDHLKITAPHNSPNTDGIHLGDSEDVFILNTAIATGDDCISVGYTNRKITISDVTCGPGHGISIGSLGKYKTEKEVVGVTVKKCKLIGTTNGVRIKSWPDSAVSYPASDMHFEDIEMDNVANPIIIDQEYCPWNQCNRKVPSAIKISKVSFKNIRGTSSTPVAVKLVCSKSNPCEDVEIADVDLTYSGKEGPIVSECANVKPTISGKQNPPICAEPAPPETTPSTD from the exons ATGGGATTGATATCAAAGTTTATGGCATTAATACCACTGTTGCTATTGTTGGTGTCTAATGCTATCGTTGATGCTACTAGCGGTGTTTTTGATATTACGACATTTGGTGCCAAACCTAATGCTGATGCTACTCAA GCTTTAGCAGATGCATGGAAGGAAGCATGTGCTTCGGCTACTCCAAGTAAAGTATTGGTTCCAAAAGGAACTTATCAATTAGGAGAATCGAGGCTCAAAGGTCCATGTAAAAGTCCTATTGAGCTTCTAGTTGAAGGAACATTACAAGCTTCTCCTACCGACACGGAAGGAGATGGGTTGCTTGTTATGGAATACGTCGATCATTTGACATTGGCTGGTACTGGagttttcgatggccaagGAAAAGCTGGTTGGGAAAAGAATGATTGCCACCTGAAGAAAGAATGCAAAAAGCTTCCCATG AATTTGAAGTTCAATTTCATCACAAATTCGATAGTGAAGGACATAACTTCGTTGGATAGCAAGAATTTTCATATCAATGTTTTGGCCGGCAAGAATCTTACCTTCGATCACCTGAAAATTACTGCACCACACAATAGTCCCAACACCGATGGAATTCACTTGGGCGATTCAGAAGACGTTTTCATTCTCAATACCGCAATCGCAACGGGAGATGATTGTATATCTGTAGGATACACTAACAGAAAAATAACCATTAGCGATGTTACTTGCGGACCGGGACATGGCATTAGCATAGGCAGCTTGGGCAAGTAtaaaactgaaaaagaagtagTAGGAGTTACCGTGAAGAAATGCAAATTAATCGGTACTACAAATGGTGTCAGGATCAAATCATGGCCAGATTCTGCCGTCTCATACCCAGCCTCTGACATGCATTTTGAAGATATTGAAATGGATAATGTTGCTAACCCTATCATCATAGATCAAGAATATTGTCCATGGAATCAATGCAACCGAAAG GTTCCATCAGCAATTAAGATTAGCAAAGTTAGTTTCAAGAACATCAGGGGCACATCTTCAACTCCGGTTGCCGTCAAACTTGTTTGCAGTAAAAGTAATCCATGTGAGGATGTGGAAATTGCTGATGTTGACCTCACTTATAGTGGTAAAGAAGGGCCAATTGTGTCTGAATGTGCAAATGTGAAACCGACCATTTCTGGAAAGCAGAACCCTCCCATCTGTGCTGAACCAGCGCCACCTGAGACCACTCCGTCAACTGATTGA
- the LOC111804940 gene encoding F-box protein At2g02240-like, translating to MAKPRPTAAAVGFSSLPEGCIAHILSFTSPQDVCRFASVSSTFRSAADADAIWERFLPLEYGAEISDALSHIFPPFASKKELYLHLCRFPVLIHCGAKSFSLDKKTGKKCYMISPRELFIVWGDAPRYWRWTSPPGARFGELAELVSVCWLEIRGKIETQMLSPCTLYAAYLVFKPTTSNYGFQHHPVEVTVGLVGTETPKQSVYLDVVDREWRQRHPTLLRSSGLFNLGRRRIIDTQVAVPREITRNDAPAEDCGHRVPKQREDGWLEVQLGEFFHNGVDGELEMSVSEVKGGYWKGGLLIQGVEIRPKALIA from the exons ATGGCAAAGCCCAGGCCTACCGCCGCCGCGGTCGGCTTCTCCTCTCTCCCGGAGGGCTGCATCGCTCACATACTCTCCTTCACTTCTCCTCAGGACGTTTGCCGCTTCGCTTCCGTCTCCTCCACTTTTCGATCCGCCGCCGACGCGGACGCCATCTGGGAGCGCTTTCTCCCGCTCGAGTACGGCGCTGAAATTTCCGACGCCCTTTCCCACATTTTTCCTCCTTTTGCTTCCAAGAAGGAGCTCTATCTCCACCTCTGCCGCTTCCCTGTACTAATCCACTGCGGCGCCAAG AGCTTTTCACTGGATAAAAAGACGGGCAAAAAATGCTACATGATCTCTCCAAGAGAGCTTTTCATTGTTTGGGGTGATGCTCCTAGGTATTGGAGGTGGACTTCTCCTCCTGGAGCAAG GTTTGGGGAGCTAGCAGAACTGGTGAGTGTGTGTTGGCTTGAGATCAGGGGCAAGATAGAGACACAGATGCTGTCTCCATGCACATTATATGCAGCCTATTTGGTGTTCAAGCCCACAACCTCCAACTATGGCTTCCAACACCACCCGGTCGAAGTCACTGTTGGCCTTGTTGGGACAGAAACTCCCAAGCAAAGTGTGTATTTAGATGTTGTAGATAGAGAATGGCGACAGCGCCACCCGACTTTGCTTAGGAGCTCCGGTCTCTTCAACCTTGGCAGACGCCGCATCATCGACACACAAGTAGCTGTGCCCCGTGAAATTACCAGGAATGACGCCCCTGCTGAGGACTGTGGTCACCGTGTCCCCAAGCAGAGGGAGGATGGGTGGTTGGAGGTTCAGCTTGGTGAATTCTTCCACAACGGAGTCGATGGGGAGCTCGAGATGAGCGTGTCGGAGGTCAAGGGTGGGTATTGGAAGGGTGGTCTGCTTATCCAGGGAGTTGAAATCAGGCCAAAAGCCTTGATAGCCTAA